CTTGAACCTCAGCCTCGCCAGACTGCACGGCGACGAGCTGGCTACACAGCAAGGGCCCCCACCTCTTCTTTCTCATCCTCCTCATGGTGGTTCACCCTCTTCGCCCCAATATGCTTCCCAATCTGGAACGGCGACGGCGCCGGTTTTGCCCGTTCGTCTCGGATATCAAGAATATTCCGGCAGCAATTCCGAGCAGCATCATTCTTGTCGGGAAACGGAGGATCGAGTACAGGTAACGGTGGACGTTCACGGTTACTCAGAGACACGCGCAGATCAAGAATCCACCTACTACGTTCTAAATTCGGACGGCCAACGAGAACACGAAAATTTTATCGACGGTCGAAACGAAGCGAAAGTGTATCAGACTCTGACGGCGTATCGAGTACCTGTTCATCAGGAACACCACCGATACGGTGGTAACGAGGCTAGCAACGAGATTGCGATCGCCACATCGTCGTTACATCGACATCGTTCTTCGACACCTAGTGCTACTCATCATCATCATCGATCTCAGCAAAATTACGGGGACGTGGATTCGTCGTCATCGATGGACGGGAAATCATCGTCACCGCCGTCGTACGGATCGCTGCTAGCGCCGTCGATGATAAAGACGGAACGAGCGAGCCCAGACTCGGCGGCGACGCCAGTGCCGTGCGAATCGACGAGTTCCCCCGGTGTCTCGAGGGTCCCTCTCTCGCCCGTTTCGTATCCAGCCAACGGCACCGGTTCCAACTCTAGCTCCAGCTCCACCATGTCCGTTCACTTCGATTCCCCACGGGCCTCCGCGAGTCCATGCTTGCACGTGCACGTCCACgaacacgcacacgcacacgcgtcACCAACGTTGGATTCCGAGAAGCCGATCCCGTCCCTACACCATCGATCggcgcagcagcagcagcaccagAGAGAGTCCAGGGAAACGACCACCACCGCGGTTCGTATCCACGCAGAGAAGGAAACGGAGAACATCGCCGAAGAACCGGAAATCGGAAGGGCGATGGTTAAGGAAGAGATCCAGCTGGAGGAGGATGTCGCAGCACCGATCgtggaagaaggaagagaagccGTTGTCGCGTCTTCGTACGTCGATTACCAACGACCACCTGCCGCTACCTCGACACTCGCCGACTCCTGTCCGATAAGCCCCGTACACGATCGAGAAGGGTACTCTTTACCCTCGAGCCCTCAGGAACCAGTCAGCTCCGGTAGATCCAGCACAAGTTGCTCCGACAGCGAGATGGACCCCCTCGACTGCTCTTCCGGCAGCCACAATTCATCCAACGATCTCGCTCGTCGACGATCTTTCTCCCTTCGATTCAAATTGGACGTCCTCGACGCTTTTCATCGAGACGTCGGCGTGGCGGGCAATCAACGCGCCACCGCCAGGAAATTTGGCATAAACCGTCGTCAGGTACAGAAGTGGCTCGGACAGGAGACGGAACTGCGAGGCGAGATCGCCCTCCGTGGAAACTCCAGACAACGGCTCGGCCCTATCCAGGATGCCGCTTCCGGTGACTCACCGGTAGATCTGAGGACGTCGAACTACGTTTCGAGCTTATCGCAGGATCGTATTGAAATCGAGTTCGAGCGATCGCCTCCGCCTCTTTACTGTTGCGACGTTGGTTCCTCCTCTTCGCACCATCTTCCGTACTACCAGCATCCAGCCGCGGTCGATGTATCTTCCGAGAACGAGCCCGTCGTTTCTTGCAATCTCGCTTGTTGCATGGACGGCCACGTCGTAACACCGGTCGCTTCGTGCTACCAGGAAACCTCCTTAAGAGGATCTTGCTACTCCAGCTCGCACTCCAGACTGTACTGTTATTCGCCTCGAGAATATTCCTCGGAGATCACCTCGGCTCCCGAGCACTCGGAGGAATTGTCCTCGGCGTTTAAGAGACAGCACTGCACGCTTTCCTGCTGTTACGAAACTCTGCCGTCGCCGAAGAGGCTCTGCCTGGAAGCCGAAGACCCGATCAGGACGAACTCCTGCCATGAAGTGCCTCCTCAGGAAACGCCGCTCTGTTTGGTGAAGCCAAAGAGGCTCGTCGTCGCCTCTCCGTCGAGAACGGAGCCGGTATCGAGCACCGTGCCAACACCACCGGCGTCCACCGTGCCTCCGCCACCGGGACCAACGTTGAAGAAGGACGCAATTCTGTTCAAGCCGTATTTGGACAATCCTGTGACCAAACCTATCAAGGAACACGCGATCCAAAGAGGCTTGTCGCCAGTCAGTAGCCAGAGTATAATCgtgaacaacaacaacaactgCCAAAGTATCTGTAATTTAAACGAAGGCAGAGGTCACGACTATGCTCTCGAGTTGAGCCTGAGATTGCCGGTGTCCTGGAGGGCTCATCCAAGTCCGTACACTGAGTTCCCACAGGTCAGGAGTGCGTTTGTTAGGTATCCAGCGAGTCCTCATTACACTTAATTGGTAAATCACGACTGATCCTCGATTGCGCGAAACAGGAGCGACGGTTTGTTCTATCTTAACGGGATAGTATCCATCTAAATTAATCGAATATCAAGGAGTCGATATTTTAtgtgaaaacaattttttaaagccGATATCTCCGTCGAATGTAACCGTTACCGATGACATTTAATtcggaaacaaaaaaaaagattatagtTAATATTTTATCCGTATCAAGGACGTTTCAATCGATTCGTAGATATTCGTTGGATAGCAAAAGACCTTCCACAAAGGATTTAGCCGGGCAGGATCGATTGGTACGTGATCTACGACACGTCGTATGCCACGTAAGCGTTTATCATTTCCTCGATCATCGGTGTCGCGTTATACATCACGATAAGTCTTAATCGACCATTGGACGAGCCGGGATATGGAAGGAGATTATACACGGTCGCGTCTTCGTTCGGCATGTTCCAACTTCTTCGGATCTGGCCTTTTTTCTCCCGCTGCCCTCCGTAAGGTTTTTTCACTCCTCCCCTTCtactctccctctttctccccACCCATGAAAATCGTCGAGAAGTACACACACGGAGAAGTTTTTTCTCGTGCCGGCTTTATCGACGAGATTAGCTCGTTCGACGGCTATCGGCTAGGCCGTTTAGAGGTCGAGTGTGCTCGCTATAATTACGGAATTATGTCAGTCTCGGTATGATATCGATCACGAGGAAAACTCGGTAGCGTGGTCTCGCGCGCGGCACCGTGCCGTTCCGCAACGCAACACCACGACACCGCCTTTATTTCGCCGCCAATTGCCTTCGTGGAAAACACTCGATTCGTAATCTCGACCATGGGAAACGGCTACcggtttttctttttcgaaccCGGTTCGATTTCTTGGTAAAAGCAGATCGGTGTCGCGACACCGGACTTTTCCGCGAACCGACGCCGCTCCTCTCGTTTCGCGTTCAGTCGAGGATCGATCTCTTAATATCGTTTAATTGCTCAAACAATTTCTTCCATACGCGCACGTGTGCCACGCATGGTGCGTAAGTATTACGACAGGGTTTCGTCTCAATTTTTCCTCTCTAATTTTTCGGAACTCTCTCCCCTCTCGAACAGCCAGGCGATTTATTTCCTTAGGTGTCTCGTTTCCTTCATCCTGGATCGAATTTtctgtaaatatgtatatacgatgGTATAGAAAGATCGAGCCGAGTAAACTCGGATTTCGAACATATCGATGCATCTTTGATAATAATTTGGTTCGATCTTCTCGCTAGCATCATCATTCGTGGTTATTTTTGTATCGAATGTGCGATCCCGAGGAAGAAGGAAAGGGACACGAAATGTTGAAGAAGGACTTCGCGAGAAATTCGCCGTACACGCTTCCCTTCGAGGCCGCCATCCGTGCCTTTCTTCTCGTTGATCCTAGAGCAAACGTGTTGCCCAATTTAGAGCAAACTTACACGTAGACTTAGTCGTATATAGAGctatattttgtacaaatttgtGTCTCGATTCCGCTAAGAAATCGACAAGGATAAAAAGGGAATGTAAAACGGCGAATCGATTCCGCGTGGAGAAACTTGAAATTATGTATTTGTTGCGATAaagtaattgtaaatatttttattgctattGATCGATGAAATTTTGACAATCCAATGTTCTACGTCGAAACGATTCGTTCGTTGATCGCACATATACGTATACTCCAAGTCGGGATACGAGACTGATCGTACGGGGAGACTTTCAAAAAGACACACACGAAAACGTTCCGTAAAATCCGCGTGCCttacacgatatacatataacgtagaaATTAGAATCACACAGGGACTCAACATCGTTATAGCATCGAGTGTTTAGAGAATATGATCGCGATTCTAATTTAGGTTAGCGCACTCGTTCGCGGTACAAAACCACGAGAGTAACGTTCTTaattattcttataaattattcacGCGTGTACATCGTTTCATGCGTTCGTTCTCCGGTTGGTATTCCGCCGGCTTATTTCGATTCTCGAGTCGATAACGCGTTCATTTTTATCGTCGAACGACCTTCGAGCTATCACGGCGAAGAAAGTTTCTGAATCAGCGGTCGGTCGCgaagcgaaaaaaaaaaaactcggaAATGCCTCGTTCCGTTTTCTGTGTCTGATAATCGATCGCTATCTGCCCGAAACGATTGGAACGAGATAATCTACGCGTACAGCGTGTGCCCCACGGTCTGCGAAAATAGAGTACGATCCGGCGAGAAAGTTTCCCTCGGATGGGAAACCGAAAATAGCGTTCCACGAATGTTCTGCGATCCGGCAATTGAGCACGTCGCGGCAAAGAAGGGCAATTTTGTAAATTACCATCGCAGACAGAGCAGTTACGTCAATGTTTCAATATTCAGACTCAATCGAGCTCGTTCCAAGCGCAACTAATCTCACGCGTTGCGATAGCCGCGTGTATTATCAGCCAGAAAGATGCACTTGCGTTCCTCGTGGATAGTGCTACGCACGGGTCAACGGTATTTACCTGGATTCATGCCTCCACGGAGCAGAAACTAAATTCCTCCGGTTTCCTACCTCTATTGGTAGATGGAATTTCATCTACCAAACGTACCGCTaatctctttcttttattcattttctaacTGAGATCTTTTTAACGAATTTCTTTGGCAAATAATAAACCTCGAGAATCGAATATCGCCAAAGTGGGAGAAGAAACCGTATTAACCTTGTCCGCGTTCGCCGATAGGGTCAAGGTGGCaatgtacaataaaatatagcgtAATCTTAAGCCATAATGAATTACATAATGCCATAACAACGTTTTACATAATAAACGTACTGTCGAACCGActgacgagagagagagagaaaaagagagtgtgtgtgtgtatgtgtgtgtgtgaaagagagatagagagagagagagagcgtgcGTGTTCGATAGCGCGAGAAATAAATGCGTGGTTGCGTGTATGTCGGCGCGCGTTTTGAACGTGCGCACGCGTGTGTTCCATGTGCACAGCCCACAAGAGTCTATTAAACGAGGCATAAAGCGTTGTataagcaatattttttaagtGCATCAAACTGTGTGAACAGAAAGTAAAAGAGAGGGGAAGGAGACACGAAGAGAACGAACGGTTGGATCGAAGTGGGGAGAAAAACTTCGTGGGCGAACCCCCACGTTTTAAACCCACGTGCAGGGAGGCGATGTATATACACAAaccatacatacatacatacatgcatacacacatacacacacacacacacacacacacacacacacacaaataaTTACGTTGTAAGCATAATGCTCGTGTATCTTATAtgtgtaaagaaatatatatatatatatatgtagtgtTGAACGATAGAGACAAAGtgactttatatatatatatataaataaatatgtatatgtatacataattattatattttaatatgatcAAATTGTATGTAACGAAGCGCTTGAAAACTCGCCCGGTGCCTTTTAAAGATCGCTCGTGCCTTATAGCTTCGCTGGCGCGAGAAGGAATCAAGGACCAAAGTGTCTCGCGTCCTTAGAACGAGCCACGTATTTTTACGTCCTCTCCGCGGCAAAGAAGCGTACCCGTGCGGGTTGTTGGCAAGGATACGCTCCGCGAAAGAGAACACCGGTGACTCGTCCAAGCGTGTAATAATATCAGTATTCacatttattcttttatttatttggtCGCTAATTCGACGCGTCAAAACCAtcattttgtttctcttttctgtTTTCTAATTGAATAAACCAGATCGATCTAGATGTCGTATAAATTCGATAGATTACGCTtttgttcgtttctttcttttttcctctcctttttaatatatatcttCCGCTCGTCCACTGTACATCTCCAGTCATTCTGATCGGTTGGCATTTAATTCGTATTCGATCGTAAATCATCCGGATGATATATGGAAAACTGTGTTAGTCGAACGTGAACTCGTTCTGAGGGTTGATCGAGAGCTAGAAACGAACGAATCGGGTTCCCTCGCCAAGAGAGGCAGCTCAAAGTGTGATAATCGTTGAATCGTTGATACCTAGCCTCGAGGGCTTATccattttttttcctctctttgtaCGGTCGAAATTCTCAGCGGACGTTAAAAACAGCGGCGAAAGCAACGATATTCTGCGCATCGCCCGATCCGCATGTTTCTCAATTTGTCGGTAAAATTCGACCGATTACCAAGCATATCCGCTATTGTGATTCACCGAGAACAACGTAGCGACAGCGTGA
This DNA window, taken from Bombus terrestris chromosome 3, iyBomTerr1.2, whole genome shotgun sequence, encodes the following:
- the LOC100647570 gene encoding uncharacterized protein LOC100647570, producing the protein MAHGVSEVLGEENTAVKMVHQKQQQQQSVHQHQQQQNTRKSVGVMGSRRIFAPAFKLKVLDSYRNDIDCRGNQRATARKYGIHRRQIQKWLQCEDNLRNSCAETGNTSGGVVSTTAISPVGVSKPDGTVTEATGPAVTPAAPALNLSLARLHGDELATQQGPPPLLSHPPHGGSPSSPQYASQSGTATAPVLPVRLGYQEYSGSNSEQHHSCRETEDRVQVTVDVHGYSETRADQESTYYVLNSDGQREHENFIDGRNEAKVYQTLTAYRVPVHQEHHRYGGNEASNEIAIATSSLHRHRSSTPSATHHHHRSQQNYGDVDSSSSMDGKSSSPPSYGSLLAPSMIKTERASPDSAATPVPCESTSSPGVSRVPLSPVSYPANGTGSNSSSSSTMSVHFDSPRASASPCLHVHVHEHAHAHASPTLDSEKPIPSLHHRSAQQQQHQRESRETTTTAVRIHAEKETENIAEEPEIGRAMVKEEIQLEEDVAAPIVEEGREAVVASSYVDYQRPPAATSTLADSCPISPVHDREGYSLPSSPQEPVSSGRSSTSCSDSEMDPLDCSSGSHNSSNDLARRRSFSLRFKLDVLDAFHRDVGVAGNQRATARKFGINRRQVQKWLGQETELRGEIALRGNSRQRLGPIQDAASGDSPVDLRTSNYVSSLSQDRIEIEFERSPPPLYCCDVGSSSSHHLPYYQHPAAVDVSSENEPVVSCNLACCMDGHVVTPVASCYQETSLRGSCYSSSHSRLYCYSPREYSSEITSAPEHSEELSSAFKRQHCTLSCCYETLPSPKRLCLEAEDPIRTNSCHEVPPQETPLCLVKPKRLVVASPSRTEPVSSTVPTPPASTVPPPPGPTLKKDAILFKPYLDNPVTKPIKEHAIQRGLSPVSSQSIIVNNNNNCQSICNLNEGRGHDYALELSLRLPVSWRAHPSPYTEFPQVRSAFVRYPASPHYT